In one Nicotiana sylvestris chromosome 8, ASM39365v2, whole genome shotgun sequence genomic region, the following are encoded:
- the LOC104228538 gene encoding uncharacterized protein, translating into MNIDQVEKENDENPTPANLHRLRSAQNTKLMLEVQERNIVMLQMLRTIYAAQDAANAEEEAANAEDENGDANGEEAQGGQANAGNVDETGDEDNKDDEDSEKDDDDSEGADVKEYSETDEDDDCGGADAKDSEKDDDDDSETNEDDDSETNEDDDFEGAKAKDSKAEDSEGVDTKDSEDEDD; encoded by the coding sequence ATGAATATTGACCaagtagaaaaagaaaatgatgagAACCCTACACCTGCTAATCTTCACCGTCTTCGCTCCGCTCAGAACACCAAGTTAATGTTGGAGGTGCAGGAGAGGAATATAGTGATGCTGCAAATGCTTAGAACAATTTATGCTGCGCAAGATGCTGCAAATGCTGAGGAAGAAGCTGCAAATGCTGAGGACGAAAATGGTGATGCAAATGGTGAAGAAGCTCAGGGTGGGCAGGCAAATGCTGGAAATGTGGATGAGACTGGAGATGAAGACAACAAGGATGATGAGGATTCTGAGAAAGATGATGATGATTCTGAGGGAGCAGATGTTAAGGAATATTCTGAGACAGATGAGGATGATGATTGTGGTGGAGCGGATGCTAAGGATTCTGagaaagatgatgatgatgattcggAGACAAATGAGGATGATGATTCTGAGACAAACGAGGATGATGATTTTGAGGGAGCGAAGGCTAAGGATTCTAAGGCTGAGGATTCTGAGGGAGTGGATACTAAGGATTCAGAGGATGAAGATGATTGA
- the LOC104244603 gene encoding uncharacterized protein, whose product MGQLPRVEWKMFMFGNEARAKAKFTMWLYFQDRMLISDRLNKWGMQVDRECIMCKVHDENRKHIFIECEYAKSVWTTLLKWMQRQPIWATSWDQHWKCAVENATEKSSKAGVFRMIYAEAIHEIWNERNHRIFEKQSRKAEELARNIACICNVRATNQNRTVG is encoded by the coding sequence ATGGGGCAATTGCCAAGGGTAGAATGGAAGATGTTCATGTTTGGAAATGAAGCAAGGGCAAAAGCTAAATTCACAATGTGGCTATACTTCCAAGATAGGATGCTAATCAGTGACAGGTTGAACAAATGGGGGATGCAAGTGGACAGGGAATGTATTATGTGTAAAGTGCATGATGAGAACAGGAAGCATATTTTTATTGAATGTGAGTATGCTAAGAGTGTTTGGACAACCCTGCTAAAATGGATGCAGAGGCAACCAATCTGGGCAACTTCATGGGACCAACACTGGAAATGCGCTGTAGAGAATGCAACAGAAAAATCAAGTAAGGCAGGAGTATTCAGGATGATATATGCAGAAGCAATTCATGAGATATGGAACGAGAGAAATCACAGGATATTTGAAAAGCAAAGCAGGAAAGCTGAAGAGTTAGCTAGGAACATAGCATGCATATGTAATGTTAGAGCAACAAACCAAAATAGGACAGTAGGCTGA
- the LOC138875583 gene encoding uncharacterized protein, with product MDGFEACLTLVYGFNTIEQRKSLWSNLNDISTQMTKPWIIGGDFNAMLYTQDRMYGNPVAMSEMEDFSDCIHNLFLNELAWKGEYYTWSNKQQGDDRILSRIDRVFGSDLWMSNWGHICTEYDVPLISDHSPMLLNIKSIRSNIKPPFRFFNVWIDHKEFGNIVKSIWNRGLAKDDMENVCKTLKALKPLFKKLNADEYKGITKRIEDARSDLVTVQKKYAKPI from the coding sequence ATGGATGGATTTGAAGCTTGCCTTACACTAGTGTATGGTTTCAACACAATTGAGCAGAGAAAATCCTTATGGAGTAATCTGAATGATATTTCAACACAAATGACAAAGCCTTGGATAATTGGTGGAGATTTTAATGCTATGTTGTATACTCAAGACAGAATGTATGGCAATCCAGTAGCAATGAGTGAAATGGAAGATTTTTCAGACTGTATTCATAACCTGTTTCTGAATGAACTGGCATGGAAAGGAGAGTACTATACCTGGTCCAATAAACAACAAGGTGATGACAGGATACTAAGTAGAATTGATAGGGTGTTTGGTAGTGACTTGTGGATGTCTAACTGGGGGCATATATGTACTGAATATGATGTTCCATTGATATCTGATCACTCTCCTATGCTGTTGAACATCAAGTCTATTAGATCCAATATCAAACCACCCTTTAGATTCTTTAATGTATGGATAGATCATAAGGAGTTTGGAAATATAGTGAAGTCCATATGGAACAGAGGATTAGCAAAGGATGATATGGAGAATGTATGTAAGACGCTCAAAGCTCTGAAGCCTTTATTCAAGAAACTTAATGCTGATGAATATAAGGGAATAACAAAGAGAATTGAAGATGCAAGAAGTGACCTTGTTACAGTCCAAAAAAAATATGCAAAGCCAATATAG